A genomic stretch from Diprion similis isolate iyDipSimi1 chromosome 1, iyDipSimi1.1, whole genome shotgun sequence includes:
- the LOC124406678 gene encoding caspase-1-like isoform X1 yields MFALLFCLFSVAREVITLLSASRKRLNSMADQRSEGKLVADVRNNGVNGNSIFESGDDMFVDETSPSTPISGKAKHSRRTSDVIDSVRISEYMQASGHSTPQQKKPAHLDLVSPDQGYEGTPGNDPRIIPSWMHKRTDHIDATPPGPSDENEEEQTVVGTPIGITAKMPVSQESLQYNMSHAKRGTCLIFNHEVFETGFSKREGSSIDAKRIEATFTKLGFDVLIRDNLEHSDVLDEINKLSSADHTNNDCVCVFLLTHGLNNNLVMAKDVAYRADKIWKPFTADICPTLAGKPKLFFYQACRGDKLDGGVMLMSRTSNTQTDSAVASYKIPTHSDFLIAHSSVDGFFSWRNPEEGTWYIQCLCSVLDEFAETTDLMRMLTITARKVATEFQSYDDMNLQKNEQKQVPSTTSMLIRDLYFKPK; encoded by the exons ATGTTCGCACTTCTATTTTGCCTCTTCTCAGTCGCGCGGGAAGTTATTACGCTTTTGTCGGCAAGTCGGAAACGACTGAATTCGATGGCGGATCAACGAAGCGAGGGTAAACTCGTAGCTGACGTTAGAAACAACGGGGTTAACGGAAACTCGATCTTCGAG TCTGGAGATGACATGTTCGTCGACGAAACATCGCCGTCGACGCCTATTAGTGGAAAAGCAAAACATTCGCGACGAACCAGCGACGTCATCGACAGCGTTCGTATCTCCGAATATATGCAGGCATCCGGGCATTCGACACCGCAACAGAAAAAGCCAGCTCATCTTGATTTG GTATCTCCGGATCAAGGGTATGAAGGCACACCGGGTAATGATCCCAGGATAATTCCAAGCTGGATGCACAAAAGAACGGATCACATCGACGCAACACCCCCTGGCCCTAGcgatgaaaatgaagaagagcAAACTGTCGTTGG aaCCCCAATTGGAATAACAGCTAAGATGCCAGTTAGCCAAGAGTCATTACAGTATAATATGAGTCATGCCAAAAGGGGAACGTGCTTAATATTCAACCATGAAGTATTTGAAACAGGATTCTCCAAACGGGAAGGATCCAGCATTGATGCCAAGCGGATCGAAGCCACTTTCACTAAATTAGGCTTCGACGTTCTGATTCGTGACAATCTTGAGCATAGTGACGTACTCGATGAGATAAATAAAT TGAGTTCAGCAGATCATACCAACAACGATTGCGTATGCGTATTTTTACTGACGCATGGactgaacaataatttggttaTGGCCAAGGACGTTGCCTACAGGGCTGACAAAATTTGGAAACCATTTACCGCCGATATTTGTCCAACACTGGCAGGAaaaccaaaattatttttttatcag GCTTGTCGAGGAGACAAATTGGACGGCGGTGTTATGCTCATGTCGCGGACCAGTAATACCCAGACAGATTCCGCAGTTGCCTCGTATAAAATTCCAACCCATTCCGATTTTCTGATTGCTCACAGTTCCGTAGACG GATTTTTTTCGTGGCGTAATCCCGAGGAGGGAACGTGGTACATTCAGTGTTTGTGCTCCGTCCTGGATGAGTTTGCAGAGACGACTGATCTGATGAGGATGCTGACGATAACTGCGCGGAAAGTAGCAACCGAATTTCAATCTTACGACGATATGAATCTGCAGAAGAACGAGCAGAAACAAGTTCCATCGACAACGTCGATGTTGATAAGAGACTTATATTTTAAACCAAAATAA
- the LOC124406678 gene encoding caspase-1-like isoform X2, which translates to MSKRRLQSGDDMFVDETSPSTPISGKAKHSRRTSDVIDSVRISEYMQASGHSTPQQKKPAHLDLVSPDQGYEGTPGNDPRIIPSWMHKRTDHIDATPPGPSDENEEEQTVVGTPIGITAKMPVSQESLQYNMSHAKRGTCLIFNHEVFETGFSKREGSSIDAKRIEATFTKLGFDVLIRDNLEHSDVLDEINKLSSADHTNNDCVCVFLLTHGLNNNLVMAKDVAYRADKIWKPFTADICPTLAGKPKLFFYQACRGDKLDGGVMLMSRTSNTQTDSAVASYKIPTHSDFLIAHSSVDGFFSWRNPEEGTWYIQCLCSVLDEFAETTDLMRMLTITARKVATEFQSYDDMNLQKNEQKQVPSTTSMLIRDLYFKPK; encoded by the exons ATGTCGAAACGCAGATTGCAG TCTGGAGATGACATGTTCGTCGACGAAACATCGCCGTCGACGCCTATTAGTGGAAAAGCAAAACATTCGCGACGAACCAGCGACGTCATCGACAGCGTTCGTATCTCCGAATATATGCAGGCATCCGGGCATTCGACACCGCAACAGAAAAAGCCAGCTCATCTTGATTTG GTATCTCCGGATCAAGGGTATGAAGGCACACCGGGTAATGATCCCAGGATAATTCCAAGCTGGATGCACAAAAGAACGGATCACATCGACGCAACACCCCCTGGCCCTAGcgatgaaaatgaagaagagcAAACTGTCGTTGG aaCCCCAATTGGAATAACAGCTAAGATGCCAGTTAGCCAAGAGTCATTACAGTATAATATGAGTCATGCCAAAAGGGGAACGTGCTTAATATTCAACCATGAAGTATTTGAAACAGGATTCTCCAAACGGGAAGGATCCAGCATTGATGCCAAGCGGATCGAAGCCACTTTCACTAAATTAGGCTTCGACGTTCTGATTCGTGACAATCTTGAGCATAGTGACGTACTCGATGAGATAAATAAAT TGAGTTCAGCAGATCATACCAACAACGATTGCGTATGCGTATTTTTACTGACGCATGGactgaacaataatttggttaTGGCCAAGGACGTTGCCTACAGGGCTGACAAAATTTGGAAACCATTTACCGCCGATATTTGTCCAACACTGGCAGGAaaaccaaaattatttttttatcag GCTTGTCGAGGAGACAAATTGGACGGCGGTGTTATGCTCATGTCGCGGACCAGTAATACCCAGACAGATTCCGCAGTTGCCTCGTATAAAATTCCAACCCATTCCGATTTTCTGATTGCTCACAGTTCCGTAGACG GATTTTTTTCGTGGCGTAATCCCGAGGAGGGAACGTGGTACATTCAGTGTTTGTGCTCCGTCCTGGATGAGTTTGCAGAGACGACTGATCTGATGAGGATGCTGACGATAACTGCGCGGAAAGTAGCAACCGAATTTCAATCTTACGACGATATGAATCTGCAGAAGAACGAGCAGAAACAAGTTCCATCGACAACGTCGATGTTGATAAGAGACTTATATTTTAAACCAAAATAA
- the LOC124406678 gene encoding caspase-1-like isoform X3 — translation MFALLFCLFSVAREVITLLSASRKRLNSMADQRSEGKLVADVRNNGVNGNSIFEVSPDQGYEGTPGNDPRIIPSWMHKRTDHIDATPPGPSDENEEEQTVVGRTPIGITAKMPVSQESLQYNMSHAKRGTCLIFNHEVFETGFSKREGSSIDAKRIEATFTKLGFDVLIRDNLEHSDVLDEINKLSSADHTNNDCVCVFLLTHGLNNNLVMAKDVAYRADKIWKPFTADICPTLAGKPKLFFYQACRGDKLDGGVMLMSRTSNTQTDSAVASYKIPTHSDFLIAHSSVDGFFSWRNPEEGTWYIQCLCSVLDEFAETTDLMRMLTITARKVATEFQSYDDMNLQKNEQKQVPSTTSMLIRDLYFKPK, via the exons ATGTTCGCACTTCTATTTTGCCTCTTCTCAGTCGCGCGGGAAGTTATTACGCTTTTGTCGGCAAGTCGGAAACGACTGAATTCGATGGCGGATCAACGAAGCGAGGGTAAACTCGTAGCTGACGTTAGAAACAACGGGGTTAACGGAAACTCGATCTTCGAG GTATCTCCGGATCAAGGGTATGAAGGCACACCGGGTAATGATCCCAGGATAATTCCAAGCTGGATGCACAAAAGAACGGATCACATCGACGCAACACCCCCTGGCCCTAGcgatgaaaatgaagaagagcAAACTGTCGTTGG cagaaCCCCAATTGGAATAACAGCTAAGATGCCAGTTAGCCAAGAGTCATTACAGTATAATATGAGTCATGCCAAAAGGGGAACGTGCTTAATATTCAACCATGAAGTATTTGAAACAGGATTCTCCAAACGGGAAGGATCCAGCATTGATGCCAAGCGGATCGAAGCCACTTTCACTAAATTAGGCTTCGACGTTCTGATTCGTGACAATCTTGAGCATAGTGACGTACTCGATGAGATAAATAAAT TGAGTTCAGCAGATCATACCAACAACGATTGCGTATGCGTATTTTTACTGACGCATGGactgaacaataatttggttaTGGCCAAGGACGTTGCCTACAGGGCTGACAAAATTTGGAAACCATTTACCGCCGATATTTGTCCAACACTGGCAGGAaaaccaaaattatttttttatcag GCTTGTCGAGGAGACAAATTGGACGGCGGTGTTATGCTCATGTCGCGGACCAGTAATACCCAGACAGATTCCGCAGTTGCCTCGTATAAAATTCCAACCCATTCCGATTTTCTGATTGCTCACAGTTCCGTAGACG GATTTTTTTCGTGGCGTAATCCCGAGGAGGGAACGTGGTACATTCAGTGTTTGTGCTCCGTCCTGGATGAGTTTGCAGAGACGACTGATCTGATGAGGATGCTGACGATAACTGCGCGGAAAGTAGCAACCGAATTTCAATCTTACGACGATATGAATCTGCAGAAGAACGAGCAGAAACAAGTTCCATCGACAACGTCGATGTTGATAAGAGACTTATATTTTAAACCAAAATAA